ACTAGAGCTTTAGTGGGAGGTCTTCTCTAATCCCCAGATTTTCACCTCTATTCTTGCCCAGCTCTTCCATCCGTTTTCTCCAAGGGCAACTATGTAGATGTAATACATCTCACCAATTCTCACATTTTCTGTCTTTATTTTTATTTCAAAAGTCGCATTTTTGTTTTTGGAGATAGTGGTCTCTTTTGGAAGTATCTCGACACTTATATTTTCGACTTTTCTAAGTTTGCTTTGAACAAAGCTCCAGCTGTTTGAAAAGTTTGAGTCTCCTAAAAATGCTTTAAACTCGACGTTTCCTTCGTAATAACACTCTTTTTGATTCACAGTGTATTTCTTGGCAACTAAGAGCCCCTTGACATTGATAGTGTTGTTAGGTGGCATGAGAAACGCTAGGCTTTCTTCTAAACGCTCATGCTCATCGGTTAAATTGAAAAAGATGTTCTTTGCATTAAATTCTCCGTACCCTGGCCTGATACACGATACTTCGGAGATCTCTTGGGAGGAGGACATAGTCTCTGAAGATTCTGGAGCAAATGGCGTAGATTCCGAAAGAGATGAAGTTGCTTGTAAACATCCGCTTGAAAGAATTATGAAAATTAAAACAAAAGGTATAACCCTCATTTCTTTCATATAAGATAATTTCATTAAAGATATATATACCTTTCTCACCAAAAAACTTTAATTCTACGTCGGTTAGCAAAAAACGGTGAGAAGATGGTAGATGAACTCATTAAAATTTTAAATCGTGAGAACATCGAATGGGAGGTTTATTGGGAAGTTGGAAGAGGGAGTTCTTTTAAAATTGAAAAATGTAAACTTGAAAGAGCTCAAAGAAAATATCACTCTGGAATTGGGCTTAGGATAGGATACCATGGGAAACAAGGATTCTCGTACATAACGGGTATAAATCATGACAAAAAAACCCTTGAAAATTTTGTGAAGAGGACAATAAAGCTTGCGAAAGTGGGCGAGGTTAAGTTCCATGGCTTTCCAGACAAAAAGCCCATTAAAAAAGTTCGCGGAATTTATGATAAACGGATCAGTAATTTGACTTTTGAAGAGGCCTTTGAATTGGGAAAAGAGATATCCCAAAAGGAACAAGAGCTGAGAAATAAATTTGGTCCTGAATATACATTTTCTGGAAGACTTGCATTTGGCTTTGCTAAGGATGGAATAATCAATTCGAATGGTATTAGCGAAGAGGAAGAAGGTACCGCAGTGAGCTTTAGCATCTACATAGTTAGGAAAGGTCGCCGAACTGGGACGGGAGATTATTACAAAGGCTCTAGACATATGATAGACTTCGAAAAAGAGCTTGAAACTGGCCTTGAAAAGGCTTTGGAAGAAGTTAAGCTCAGTTATGAGGCCCGAAAACTTG
The sequence above is drawn from the Thermococcus sp. EP1 genome and encodes:
- a CDS encoding TldD/PmbA family protein, giving the protein MVDELIKILNRENIEWEVYWEVGRGSSFKIEKCKLERAQRKYHSGIGLRIGYHGKQGFSYITGINHDKKTLENFVKRTIKLAKVGEVKFHGFPDKKPIKKVRGIYDKRISNLTFEEAFELGKEISQKEQELRNKFGPEYTFSGRLAFGFAKDGIINSNGISEEEEGTAVSFSIYIVRKGRRTGTGDYYKGSRHMIDFEKELETGLEKALEEVKLSYEARKLEPYEGELVLEPHSVASLVGLFLSNLRGDSIYYKRSRFKEVGEEVASEAFTLIDDSTLEGKLGSYSFDGEGNPSQRTILVKNGVLSSFILDETYARLLGMESTGNGVRDFRTPPHIGTSNIVVEGKEEDLEAFEGIVVKKVFGEHTANPISGDFSLTVELGYLVKNGEKIPFKDNMFVGNIFELVKSIRAVGKKKEELGAFISPRILGFGKIV